A genomic window from Microscilla marina ATCC 23134 includes:
- a CDS encoding Rab family GTPase, producing MQQISKKVILVGNFGVGKTSLVRRFVHQTFSDEYLTTLGVRIDKKVVNLANITVNMILWDVAGEVSQTKVPASYYLGSHGVIYVFDLQRPSSFENITSDIDFIRSKLPNAPICVIGNKKDLLSDAELSSIQQKLSVKASYFTSAKTGENVEAMFEMIAKQMTE from the coding sequence ATGCAACAAATAAGTAAAAAGGTTATTTTAGTAGGGAATTTTGGCGTAGGGAAAACCTCATTGGTACGTCGCTTTGTTCATCAAACTTTTTCGGACGAATACCTCACTACACTTGGGGTACGTATAGACAAGAAAGTGGTAAATCTTGCCAATATAACGGTCAATATGATTTTGTGGGATGTAGCAGGAGAAGTATCTCAAACAAAGGTGCCCGCCTCTTATTATTTAGGGTCACACGGAGTTATTTATGTATTTGACCTGCAGCGTCCTTCATCGTTTGAAAATATAACTTCAGACATTGACTTTATCCGTTCTAAGTTGCCCAATGCCCCAATATGCGTTATTGGCAACAAAAAAGATTTATTGAGTGATGCTGAACTCAGTTCTATTCAGCAAAAGCTCTCGGTTAAAGCAAGTTATTTTACCAGTGCCAAAACTGGCGAAAATGTAGAAGCCATGTTCGAAATGATTGCCAAACAAATGACAGAATGA
- a CDS encoding ATP-binding protein has protein sequence MENLDIYKARYLADRCQFILFTPEGKLVQTCNTLLDLNVYLNQSIFPVFPFLESLQDTLALLEPGQPPLEFPRLENFVSGIDTSFKVLDCRIECILNNQVPTLLLVIEHHPDAHQYIFQIQQEGKESAIQKELLAVQNRSIELEKELLQLKNEELKRIEQFKSNFFAEISHELRTPLNGIIGLTDLLLEVMTNPHHADYLKAIQSSGNHLVTIVNDVLDMSKIESGQMQFEETHINLPEMLQNIVLSFKQKFMQKGIQVNTVLATDVPEEVLGDKVRLTQILYNLVGNAIKFTSEGEVSIEITFVAPVPSADQAEQIQLDFIVKDSGIGIKKERLQQIFEPYQQASKQTTRLYGGTGLGLSIVRQLIELQGGHISVNSRWGEGTIFNFVLPLKLAPEIEPLTNSPDFRHSILTPFDVPLKVLLADDNDVNLLFARQILQEWNCKVITVSNGKEAVELLKKGEAKEAFDLVLMDVYMPEMTGTEATHYIRKVLQISPDQLPIIALTASVSQQERNEGVLDLMDDYLIKPFKKEDLYAKIVQMTQITKSETYIDMSYLEEVSIGDSSFILDIAELFIHQTCTDIDKVRALMTAQNWEDMALAVHKVKPTFKLLGIKPAEKNLEKLQNYAKQTINIDQLPTLLQEVEDIYQLAVAELKQKLSLSE, from the coding sequence ATGGAAAATTTAGATATTTATAAAGCACGTTATTTAGCCGACCGTTGCCAGTTTATATTGTTTACCCCAGAGGGTAAGCTTGTACAAACCTGCAATACATTGCTAGACCTCAACGTTTACCTCAACCAATCTATTTTTCCTGTTTTTCCATTTTTAGAAAGCCTGCAAGATACCCTGGCGTTGCTTGAGCCCGGACAGCCTCCGTTGGAGTTTCCTCGCCTCGAAAACTTTGTCAGTGGCATAGATACCAGTTTCAAAGTGTTGGATTGTCGCATAGAATGTATCTTAAACAATCAAGTACCTACACTGTTGCTGGTAATAGAGCATCACCCTGACGCACATCAGTATATTTTTCAGATTCAACAAGAAGGAAAAGAATCTGCCATTCAAAAAGAACTGTTAGCAGTACAAAACCGTTCCATCGAACTTGAAAAAGAACTACTTCAACTCAAAAATGAAGAACTTAAACGGATAGAACAATTTAAGTCTAACTTTTTTGCCGAAATCAGCCACGAGTTGCGTACCCCACTCAATGGCATCATTGGGTTGACAGATTTGTTACTGGAAGTAATGACCAACCCACACCACGCCGATTACTTAAAAGCCATTCAATCATCCGGCAATCATCTGGTAACCATTGTAAACGATGTGTTAGATATGTCAAAAATAGAGTCAGGACAGATGCAGTTTGAAGAAACACATATTAACCTGCCCGAAATGTTACAAAATATTGTATTGAGTTTCAAACAAAAATTTATGCAAAAAGGCATACAAGTCAATACAGTATTAGCTACCGATGTGCCAGAAGAGGTGTTGGGAGACAAAGTCCGGCTAACTCAAATCTTGTATAACCTGGTAGGCAATGCCATTAAGTTTACCAGTGAGGGAGAAGTAAGTATAGAGATAACATTTGTTGCTCCTGTACCTTCTGCTGATCAAGCAGAACAAATACAGTTAGATTTTATAGTAAAAGACTCTGGCATAGGCATCAAGAAAGAACGTTTACAACAGATTTTTGAACCCTATCAGCAAGCCAGCAAGCAAACTACTCGATTGTATGGAGGTACTGGACTGGGTTTAAGCATCGTAAGACAACTCATAGAACTACAAGGGGGACATATTAGCGTGAACAGTCGTTGGGGCGAAGGCACTATATTTAATTTTGTATTGCCACTTAAGCTTGCACCAGAGATAGAACCCTTGACCAATTCGCCCGATTTCCGGCATTCTATTCTTACTCCGTTCGATGTACCTCTCAAGGTTTTACTTGCTGACGACAACGATGTAAACTTATTGTTTGCCCGACAAATACTGCAGGAGTGGAACTGTAAAGTGATCACTGTCTCGAATGGCAAAGAAGCGGTAGAGTTATTGAAAAAAGGGGAGGCAAAAGAAGCGTTTGACCTGGTATTGATGGATGTGTATATGCCCGAAATGACTGGCACAGAGGCTACTCACTATATAAGAAAAGTGTTACAAATATCGCCAGATCAATTGCCTATTATAGCGCTCACTGCATCTGTGTCTCAGCAAGAGCGAAACGAAGGGGTACTTGATCTGATGGATGACTATTTGATTAAGCCTTTCAAAAAAGAAGATTTGTACGCCAAAATTGTACAAATGACCCAAATTACCAAGAGCGAGACTTATATAGATATGAGTTACCTTGAAGAGGTGTCTATAGGTGATTCTAGTTTTATTCTCGACATCGCAGAACTCTTTATCCACCAAACCTGTACTGACATTGATAAAGTTCGAGCTTTGATGACGGCTCAAAACTGGGAAGACATGGCGCTTGCGGTACACAAAGTAAAACCAACTTTTAAACTATTGGGTATAAAACCGGCAGAGAAAAACCTCGAAAAGCTACAAAATTACGCCAAGCAAACGATCAATATAGACCAGTTGCCTACATTGCTGCAAGAGGTAGAAGATATTTATCAACTTGCCGTAGCTGAACTTAAGCAAAAATTATCGTTGAGTGAGTAG
- a CDS encoding peptidoglycan-binding domain-containing protein produces the protein MKRIVVFILLVANVYLAINQYLKYRRYNPGRDYNYIAKTKEIDANYHDTKLVTEYFELAHKAGSFARKVWYNEGIDVLYEDQTNPQSQNAVQAYNQMLARIKHLEAKLIASKKMKAQGLDNKAIKFVEKKGITPKNYELFQRIEKQPIIKGDTTLLTWEVQNQLIKKGYKIPLDGKYRDVTEEAIMKFQIKNKIFASGKVDERTLRLLLK, from the coding sequence ATGAAACGTATTGTCGTTTTTATTTTACTGGTAGCCAATGTATACCTGGCTATCAATCAATACCTAAAATACCGCAGGTACAACCCAGGGCGGGATTATAACTATATTGCAAAAACCAAAGAAATAGATGCCAACTATCACGATACAAAGCTGGTAACCGAATATTTTGAGTTGGCACACAAAGCCGGAAGTTTTGCTCGCAAAGTATGGTATAACGAAGGTATAGACGTGTTGTATGAAGACCAAACCAACCCCCAGAGCCAAAATGCAGTGCAGGCATACAACCAAATGCTGGCAAGGATAAAACACCTGGAAGCTAAACTCATTGCGTCAAAGAAAATGAAAGCCCAGGGACTGGACAATAAAGCGATTAAATTTGTAGAAAAAAAAGGCATTACTCCCAAAAACTATGAGCTTTTTCAACGCATAGAAAAGCAACCAATCATCAAGGGAGATACTACTTTGCTTACCTGGGAGGTACAAAATCAATTGATAAAAAAAGGGTATAAAATACCACTTGATGGTAAGTATCGCGATGTAACAGAAGAGGCCATTATGAAGTTTCAGATAAAGAACAAAATATTTGCTTCGGGAAAGGTGGATGAACGTACATTACGTTTGTTATTAAAATAA
- a CDS encoding ABC transporter permease, producing the protein MLKNYLKISLRNLSRHKIYTFINIAGLSIGMACALLLYLYINDELSFDRYHEKADRIYRVSTWFKLEGKAPQYFASSSERLAPVLPKEFPNEVAQSVRLFRGTEKKPIRYKDKKLYLNGIHYADSNYFKVFSHKLIKGDPNKVLTQPNSIVLTKTVAKQFFGRAGNAIGKVIKVFDNQSNKVTGVMEDLPKNSHLRFPALVSYATIYDPKDVNRWGSANYYTYVLLKPKAKIESFRKNVQTVFTKYMVKDFKHFKATAGFRVDPLVDIHLSEFAYEDDETIKGNKAYLYILAAVAIFMLLIAAINYMNLATARSAGRAKEVGIRKVVGSYRSQLILQFLLESVLLTLISLVISITLVELSLPYFNYVSGKQLVVEYSDPSVFGLLTLIMLLVGLISGSYPAFFLSSFHPVRVLKGKYVSSRNAAFLRRGLVIFQFSISITMIIGTWIVYNQLQFIRNKDLGFNKERVVVIRTFGDTTNLQRNALIRKDLIKHQGVKEVAFTSNVPGQDGGSGTDAFPVENAQGKMRITLAHVLAVGYDYLDMMGIEMKKGRFYSRAITTDTSKALVVNEAFIKKMGWKKALGKKVYLRTDSLGKLVKGYDAKIVGVVKNFHLTSLHKKIQPLALRLISPRKQGHMGYLLVRLKSGGVGKTLDFIKKTWNKYEKKYAYESYFLDKKFNKQYQADEVRGQIFMAFSGITIFIACLGLLGLASFTAEQRVKEIGIRKVLGASIPSILRLMSFDFLRLVVWASLFGGIFGAWMMHGWLQNFAYHLPIYKHWFVFIFSALLALLIALLTVSVQVFKVSQVNPIEVLKDE; encoded by the coding sequence ATGTTAAAAAATTACCTGAAAATATCTCTACGTAACCTTAGCCGTCACAAAATATATACTTTTATCAACATTGCCGGACTTTCTATTGGAATGGCCTGTGCGTTGTTGTTGTACTTATATATCAACGATGAGCTGAGCTTTGATCGTTACCACGAAAAAGCCGACCGCATTTATCGGGTGTCTACCTGGTTTAAGTTAGAGGGTAAAGCCCCACAGTACTTTGCCAGTTCGTCGGAGCGCCTCGCCCCAGTATTGCCTAAAGAGTTTCCCAACGAAGTAGCCCAATCTGTAAGGCTATTTAGGGGCACCGAAAAAAAACCTATCAGATACAAAGACAAAAAACTATACCTGAACGGGATTCACTATGCCGACTCCAACTATTTCAAAGTGTTTTCTCATAAACTTATCAAAGGTGATCCTAACAAAGTATTGACCCAACCCAATTCTATAGTACTGACCAAGACGGTTGCAAAGCAGTTTTTTGGCAGGGCAGGCAACGCTATAGGTAAGGTAATCAAGGTGTTTGACAACCAAAGCAATAAAGTGACTGGAGTAATGGAAGACCTGCCAAAAAATTCACATTTGCGGTTTCCTGCGTTGGTGTCTTATGCGACCATTTACGACCCCAAGGATGTAAATCGTTGGGGTAGCGCCAATTACTACACCTATGTATTGCTAAAACCCAAGGCAAAAATTGAAAGCTTTCGCAAAAATGTTCAAACGGTTTTTACTAAATATATGGTAAAAGATTTTAAGCATTTTAAGGCAACTGCAGGTTTTAGGGTAGACCCTTTGGTAGACATACATTTGTCTGAGTTTGCCTACGAAGATGATGAAACCATTAAAGGAAACAAAGCTTACTTATACATATTGGCGGCAGTGGCTATATTTATGCTGCTCATTGCTGCCATCAACTACATGAACTTAGCCACTGCACGATCGGCGGGGCGAGCCAAAGAGGTGGGCATTCGCAAAGTGGTAGGGTCATACCGAAGTCAACTTATCTTACAGTTTTTGCTCGAATCAGTACTGCTTACCCTTATCTCGTTAGTCATTAGTATTACCCTGGTAGAGCTATCATTGCCTTATTTCAACTATGTATCAGGCAAGCAGTTGGTCGTAGAGTACAGCGACCCTTCAGTCTTTGGTCTGTTGACGCTTATTATGTTGTTGGTGGGGCTCATTAGTGGCAGCTATCCAGCTTTTTTCTTGTCTAGTTTTCATCCGGTAAGGGTGCTTAAAGGCAAGTATGTGAGCAGTCGGAATGCCGCCTTTTTACGCCGTGGATTGGTCATTTTCCAGTTCTCTATTTCTATTACCATGATCATAGGTACCTGGATAGTATATAATCAACTACAGTTTATCCGTAACAAAGACCTGGGGTTTAACAAAGAACGGGTAGTGGTGATCAGAACCTTTGGTGATACTACCAACCTTCAGCGAAATGCCTTGATAAGGAAAGACTTGATCAAGCATCAAGGAGTCAAAGAAGTAGCTTTTACGAGTAACGTGCCAGGGCAAGATGGTGGCAGTGGTACTGATGCTTTTCCGGTAGAAAACGCTCAAGGCAAAATGCGGATTACGCTGGCGCACGTATTGGCAGTAGGTTATGATTATTTAGATATGATGGGCATCGAAATGAAAAAAGGTCGTTTTTATTCACGTGCTATTACTACTGATACTTCTAAAGCCTTGGTGGTAAATGAGGCTTTTATAAAAAAAATGGGTTGGAAAAAAGCCTTGGGAAAAAAGGTCTATTTGCGTACCGATAGCCTGGGTAAACTTGTAAAAGGGTATGATGCTAAAATAGTAGGGGTAGTCAAGAATTTTCACCTGACATCGTTGCATAAAAAAATACAACCTTTAGCCCTTAGACTGATATCTCCACGCAAACAAGGGCACATGGGGTATCTGTTGGTAAGGCTCAAATCGGGAGGGGTAGGTAAAACCCTTGATTTTATCAAAAAAACCTGGAATAAATACGAGAAAAAATATGCGTATGAGAGCTATTTTCTGGATAAGAAGTTTAATAAACAATACCAGGCCGATGAAGTGCGAGGGCAGATATTTATGGCATTTTCCGGCATTACCATTTTCATTGCTTGTTTGGGGTTATTGGGGCTTGCCTCGTTTACTGCCGAACAACGGGTCAAAGAAATAGGCATACGCAAGGTTTTAGGGGCATCTATTCCCAGTATTTTACGCCTCATGTCGTTTGACTTTTTGCGTTTGGTGGTGTGGGCAAGTTTGTTTGGGGGCATTTTTGGTGCCTGGATGATGCATGGTTGGCTGCAAAACTTTGCCTATCATTTGCCCATATACAAACATTGGTTTGTGTTTATCTTCTCTGCCTTACTTGCCTTGCTTATTGCCTTGCTTACAGTAAGTGTGCAAGTGTTCAAAGTGTCGCAGGTAAACCCCATAGAAGTGCTCAAAGACGAGTAA